A genomic segment from Paramixta manurensis encodes:
- a CDS encoding DUF485 domain-containing protein has product MNDIYQRIENSARFKQLVHKRQAFATLLSLIMLVLYVGFILLIAFAPGWLGTPLHEGTNVTRGIPLGIGLIVISFLLTGVYVWRANGEFDRLTKQIIDEAK; this is encoded by the coding sequence ATGAATGATATTTATCAACGGATAGAAAATAGTGCGCGCTTTAAACAGCTGGTTCACAAGCGTCAAGCGTTCGCAACTCTACTTTCCCTCATTATGCTGGTTCTGTATGTCGGTTTTATTTTGCTGATCGCCTTCGCTCCCGGTTGGCTGGGTACGCCGTTGCATGAAGGTACCAATGTCACACGCGGGATCCCGCTCGGCATTGGCCTGATTGTCATCTCGTTCTTGCTAACTGGCGTCTATGTCTGGCGCGCTAACGGCGAGTTTGATCGTCTGACAAAACAGATTATTGATGAGGCAAAATAA
- a CDS encoding DUF3289 family protein, with protein MPALQFPCVIFRTQKWMDDYSADDMRCGDLTETQLRRHFLLDQVSSQVDPWTLTRLTPFQLPQSRFHGSRPPGGGAKLTRRECARILFDEMRVKAKLFSFWGPYRTVIDRMITHMQYNNGAPFRDPWLDLALRQQIINDNSEESSLFLIKEVLKKSRLWDNDTFLTASLDKFKRDLNTSVLPKFISYWDSINGLGISVHDTWATQITLRALRVENNRYQAVVHYKIQDHFGLDHHDMMKKQFHQFHFFRIWFILQRYEHLAHRPFFTNMEATIEIEGERK; from the coding sequence ATGCCAGCACTACAATTCCCCTGCGTGATATTCAGAACGCAAAAATGGATGGATGATTACAGCGCTGACGATATGCGCTGTGGCGATTTAACCGAAACGCAGTTACGACGCCATTTTTTACTCGACCAGGTTTCTTCGCAGGTCGATCCCTGGACGCTGACGCGTCTTACTCCGTTTCAACTCCCGCAATCACGTTTTCATGGTTCGCGCCCGCCGGGCGGCGGGGCAAAGCTTACCCGGCGAGAATGTGCCCGGATTCTGTTTGATGAGATGCGCGTAAAGGCGAAGCTGTTTTCGTTTTGGGGGCCGTACCGCACCGTTATCGACCGCATGATTACCCATATGCAATATAATAATGGCGCGCCGTTCCGCGATCCGTGGCTGGATTTGGCGTTACGGCAACAGATAATAAATGATAATAGTGAAGAGAGTTCATTGTTTCTAATAAAGGAAGTATTGAAAAAATCTCGTTTATGGGATAATGACACCTTTCTTACAGCTTCGTTGGATAAATTCAAAAGAGATTTAAATACCAGTGTATTGCCAAAATTTATAAGCTATTGGGATAGTATTAATGGTTTGGGTATTAGCGTGCATGATACCTGGGCTACGCAGATCACTTTAAGAGCGTTACGGGTTGAAAATAACCGTTATCAGGCGGTGGTTCACTATAAAATCCAGGATCACTTTGGCCTGGACCATCACGATATGATGAAAAAGCAGTTCCATCAGTTCCACTTTTTTCGCATCTGGTTTATTCTGCAACGTTATGAACATCTGGCGCACCGACCATTTTTTACTAATATGGAAGCCACGATCGAGATTGAGGGAGAAAGAAAATGA
- a CDS encoding DUF943 family protein, producing MKKYLLIVILIVVSVAAGWDWYLKTHPTTLVDIHKRGENDFISIILIKNPPLTDKGKLDWWMRNATIFKERYNIPAPLKSNKYFIIDVFDFSDGYKELEKYDRLCFDKMKTSKNCIDKNWVMTIRSSVNGKIWYDVDESTYIEKNGKFLEVKEKIKIK from the coding sequence ATGAAAAAATACCTGCTTATCGTGATATTAATTGTTGTTTCTGTCGCTGCTGGTTGGGACTGGTATCTGAAAACACATCCGACAACGTTGGTAGATATACATAAGAGAGGAGAAAATGATTTTATCAGTATTATACTTATTAAAAATCCGCCTCTGACAGATAAGGGAAAGTTAGACTGGTGGATGCGTAACGCCACAATATTTAAAGAAAGGTATAATATACCTGCTCCGTTAAAGTCCAACAAATATTTTATTATTGATGTTTTTGATTTTTCCGATGGTTATAAAGAACTGGAAAAATACGATCGTCTCTGTTTTGATAAGATGAAGACCAGTAAAAACTGCATCGATAAAAACTGGGTAATGACTATTAGAAGCTCTGTGAACGGTAAAATATGGTACGATGTTGACGAAAGCACCTATATCGAGAAAAACGGAAAGTTTCTTGAGGTAAAAGAAAAAATCAAAATAAAATAA
- a CDS encoding LrgB family protein has protein sequence MNDLILSLLCLAATLLIYFLNKRLYRRWHKLPLMPLVMTPLVLVIILVVTHISWQDYIGESHWLLWLLGPATLAFAVPVYENMAIIKRHWMSLSAGVITATAVSVSSSVWLARLLTLPEEIQRSLAVRSITTPFALAAAKQVGGQPDLVALFVVITGVFGMAVGDVLFLRLAVQQGMAKGAGFGAASHGAGTARAYELGQQEGVVSSLVMMLSGVVTVVLAPMIGHIMWVSA, from the coding sequence ATGAATGATCTTATCCTGAGTCTCCTTTGTCTGGCGGCGACGTTACTGATTTATTTCCTCAATAAACGCCTCTATCGGCGGTGGCATAAATTACCGCTGATGCCGCTGGTGATGACGCCGTTGGTGCTGGTAATCATCTTGGTGGTTACCCATATTTCCTGGCAGGACTATATTGGCGAAAGCCACTGGCTACTGTGGCTACTGGGTCCGGCTACGTTGGCGTTTGCGGTGCCAGTGTATGAAAACATGGCGATTATTAAACGCCACTGGATGTCGCTAAGCGCCGGGGTGATTACCGCGACGGCGGTTTCGGTAAGCAGTTCAGTGTGGCTGGCGCGTTTGCTAACGCTACCGGAAGAGATTCAGCGTAGTTTAGCGGTTCGCTCGATTACCACGCCTTTCGCGTTGGCTGCGGCGAAGCAGGTAGGCGGTCAGCCCGATTTGGTGGCGCTGTTTGTGGTGATCACCGGCGTGTTTGGTATGGCGGTCGGGGATGTGTTGTTTTTACGTTTGGCGGTGCAGCAAGGTATGGCGAAAGGCGCAGGCTTTGGCGCCGCTTCGCACGGTGCCGGAACCGCGCGTGCTTATGAGCTTGGTCAGCAGGAGGGCGTGGTTTCTAGCCTGGTGATGATGCTGTCCGGCGTGGTGACGGTGGTATTAGCACCGATGATTGGTCATATCATGTGGGTGAGTGCATAG
- a CDS encoding DUF943 family protein, with amino-acid sequence MKKYLLIAMLIAVTAAAGWGWYLKAHPTTLVATHKMGEDGFMSIILIKNPPLTDKGKLDWWVRNAAMFKEKYNIPAPLKSNEYFIIDVFDFSDGYKELGKYDRLCFDKMKTSKNCIDKNWVMTIRSSVNGKIWYDVDESTYIEKNGKFLEVKEKIKIK; translated from the coding sequence ATGAAAAAATATCTACTTATCGCGATGTTAATTGCCGTTACCGCCGCCGCTGGCTGGGGCTGGTATCTGAAGGCACATCCGACAACGTTGGTTGCTACCCATAAAATGGGGGAAGACGGTTTTATGAGTATTATCCTTATTAAAAATCCGCCTCTGACAGATAAGGGAAAGTTAGACTGGTGGGTGCGTAATGCCGCGATGTTTAAAGAAAAGTATAATATACCTGCTCCGTTAAAGTCCAACGAATATTTTATTATTGATGTTTTTGATTTTTCCGATGGTTATAAAGAACTGGGAAAATACGATCGTCTCTGTTTTGATAAGATGAAGACCAGTAAAAACTGCATCGATAAAAACTGGGTAATGACTATTAGAAGCTCTGTGAACGGTAAAATATGGTACGATGTTGACGAAAGCACCTATATCGAGAAGAACGGAAAGTTCCTTGAGGTAAAAGAAAAAATTAAAATAAAGTAA
- the acs gene encoding acetate--CoA ligase codes for MSQIMKHPVPASIAENTLINEQQYQSMYQQSVQDPEAFWGEQGKILDWIKPYEKVKNTSFSPGNITIRWYEDGTLNLAANCLDRHLHERGDHPAIIWEGDDASESKTLSFRDLHREVCRFANVLKELNVNKGDVVAIYMPMVPEAAIAMLACARIGAVHSVIFGGFSPEAVAGRIVDSSAKLVVTADEGIRAGRAIPLKKNVDDALKNPNVTSVGNVVVFRRTGKETGWENGRDLWWHELMNSASAHHQPEEMNAEDPLFILYTSGSTGKPKGVLHTTGGYLVYAATTFKYVFDYHPEDVYWCTADVGWITGHSYLLYGPLACGATTLMFEGVPNWPKPSRMAEVVDKHKVTLLYTAPTAIRALMAEGDKAIEGTDRSSLRIMGSVGEPINPEAWEWYYRKIGDSRCPIVDTWWQTETGGFMITPLPGATELKAGSATRPFFGVQPALVDNEGHLQEGACEGNLVIVDSWPGQARTLFGDHDRFEQTYFSTFKNMYFSGDGARRDEDGYYWITGRVDDVLNVSGHRLGTAEIESALVSHPKIAEAAVVGIPHAIKGQAIYAYITLNHGEEPTPELYSEVRNWVRKEIGPIATPDVLHWTDSLPKTRSGKIMRRILRKIAAGDTSNLGDTSTLADPGVVEKLLEEKQAIKLP; via the coding sequence ATGAGCCAGATAATGAAACATCCCGTTCCCGCGTCTATTGCGGAAAATACCCTGATTAATGAACAACAGTACCAGTCGATGTATCAGCAGTCGGTACAAGATCCCGAGGCTTTTTGGGGAGAGCAAGGAAAAATTCTCGACTGGATCAAACCTTACGAAAAGGTAAAAAACACCTCGTTTTCACCGGGCAACATTACTATTCGCTGGTATGAAGATGGCACGCTGAACCTTGCCGCGAACTGTCTTGACCGCCATTTGCATGAGCGCGGCGACCATCCGGCGATTATTTGGGAAGGCGACGACGCCAGTGAAAGTAAGACATTGAGCTTCCGCGACTTACACCGTGAAGTTTGCCGCTTTGCCAACGTCCTGAAAGAGCTAAACGTGAATAAAGGCGACGTGGTCGCCATTTATATGCCAATGGTGCCAGAAGCCGCCATCGCCATGCTGGCTTGCGCACGCATTGGCGCGGTGCATTCGGTTATTTTCGGCGGCTTTTCGCCGGAAGCCGTCGCCGGGCGGATTGTTGACTCCAGCGCGAAACTGGTAGTCACCGCCGATGAAGGTATCCGCGCCGGACGCGCGATTCCGTTGAAGAAGAATGTGGATGACGCACTCAAAAATCCTAATGTGACCTCCGTCGGCAATGTCGTGGTCTTCCGCCGTACCGGTAAAGAAACCGGTTGGGAGAATGGGCGCGACCTGTGGTGGCATGAACTGATGAACAGCGCCAGCGCCCATCATCAACCGGAAGAAATGAACGCTGAAGATCCGCTGTTTATTCTGTATACCTCCGGCTCAACCGGTAAACCGAAGGGGGTACTGCACACCACCGGCGGTTATCTGGTCTATGCCGCGACAACCTTTAAATATGTGTTTGATTACCACCCGGAAGACGTTTACTGGTGTACCGCCGATGTCGGCTGGATTACCGGGCACAGCTATCTGCTTTATGGTCCGCTGGCCTGCGGCGCAACCACGCTAATGTTTGAAGGGGTGCCGAACTGGCCGAAACCCAGCCGAATGGCGGAAGTGGTTGATAAACATAAAGTGACGTTGCTGTACACCGCGCCTACCGCTATTCGCGCGCTAATGGCGGAAGGGGATAAGGCGATTGAAGGGACTGACCGTTCTTCCCTGCGGATTATGGGCTCGGTGGGTGAACCGATTAACCCGGAAGCCTGGGAATGGTACTACCGCAAGATTGGCGATAGCCGCTGTCCGATTGTTGATACCTGGTGGCAAACCGAAACCGGGGGGTTCATGATTACGCCGTTGCCGGGCGCCACTGAACTGAAAGCCGGTTCCGCCACGCGGCCCTTCTTCGGCGTACAACCGGCGCTGGTGGATAACGAAGGCCATCTGCAAGAAGGCGCCTGTGAAGGCAACCTGGTAATTGTCGATTCCTGGCCCGGTCAGGCGCGCACCTTATTCGGCGATCACGATCGTTTCGAACAAACCTATTTCTCCACCTTTAAAAATATGTACTTCAGCGGCGATGGCGCACGTCGCGATGAAGACGGTTACTACTGGATTACCGGCCGTGTGGATGATGTGCTGAACGTTTCAGGGCACCGTCTTGGTACGGCGGAAATTGAATCCGCATTGGTTTCACATCCTAAGATCGCCGAAGCCGCAGTGGTTGGGATTCCGCATGCGATTAAGGGGCAGGCGATTTATGCCTATATCACGCTGAATCATGGTGAAGAACCGACGCCGGAGTTGTATAGCGAAGTGCGCAACTGGGTACGTAAGGAGATTGGCCCGATTGCCACGCCGGATGTGTTGCACTGGACCGATTCGTTGCCGAAGACGCGCTCAGGCAAAATTATGCGCCGTATTCTGCGCAAAATCGCCGCGGGCGATACCAGCAATTTAGGTGATACCTCTACGCTTGCCGATCCGGGCGTGGTTGAGAAACTACTTGAGGAGAAACAGGCGATTAAACTGCCGTAA
- a CDS encoding DUF943 family protein: protein MKKYLLIAMLIAVTAAAGWGWYLKAHPTTLVATHKMGEDGFMSIILIKNPPLTDKGKLDWWKRNAAMIKEKYDIPDLQKTNGYFVIKIWDFLDGYKKLGRHDRLCFDDMKTTRNCVEKKGIMTIRSSVEGEVWYSVSQRLYVEKNGKFLRVQENIKIK from the coding sequence ATGAAAAAATACCTGCTTATCGCGATGTTAATTGCCGTTACCGCCGCCGCTGGCTGGGGCTGGTATCTGAAGGCACATCCGACAACGCTGGTTGCTACCCATAAAATGGGGGAAGACGGTTTTATGAGTATTATCCTTATTAAAAACCCGCCTCTAACAGATAAGGGAAAGTTAGACTGGTGGAAGCGTAATGCCGCGATGATTAAAGAAAAGTATGATATACCTGACTTGCAAAAAACTAATGGATATTTTGTTATAAAAATTTGGGATTTTTTAGATGGCTATAAGAAATTAGGGCGGCACGATCGCCTCTGTTTTGACGATATGAAAACGACCAGAAACTGTGTTGAAAAAAAAGGAATAATGACCATAAGAAGCTCCGTGGAAGGTGAGGTATGGTACAGTGTTAGTCAAAGACTATATGTTGAAAAAAACGGCAAGTTCCTTAGGGTACAAGAAAATATAAAAATAAAATAA
- a CDS encoding DUF943 family protein translates to MKKYLLIAMLIAVTAAAGWSWYLNSHPTTLVATHKMGKDGFISIILIKNPPLTDKGKLDWWMRNAAMFKEKYNIPAQAEPNEDFVVEIFDFFEGYKKLGRHDRLCFDDMKTTKNCVEKKGVMTIRNSVEGEVWYRVESGLFIEKNGEFIKIKENIKIK, encoded by the coding sequence ATGAAAAAATATCTACTTATCGCGATGTTAATTGCCGTTACCGCCGCCGCTGGCTGGAGTTGGTATCTGAATTCACATCCGACAACGCTGGTTGCTACCCATAAAATGGGGAAAGATGGCTTTATAAGTATTATTCTTATTAAAAATCCGCCTCTGACAGATAAGGGAAAGTTAGACTGGTGGATGCGGAATGCCGCGATGTTTAAAGAAAAGTATAATATACCCGCTCAAGCAGAGCCCAACGAAGATTTTGTTGTGGAGATTTTTGATTTTTTTGAGGGTTATAAGAAGTTAGGACGGCACGATCGCCTCTGTTTTGATGATATGAAGACGACTAAAAATTGTGTTGAAAAAAAAGGCGTAATGACTATAAGAAACTCAGTAGAGGGTGAAGTATGGTACAGAGTTGAGTCGGGTTTATTTATTGAAAAGAATGGAGAATTTATTAAGATAAAAGAAAATATAAAAATAAAATAA
- the gltP gene encoding glutamate/aspartate:proton symporter GltP — MKGFKISLAWQILIALVLGVVVGTVLHNQPDNRDWLITNILTPAGDIFIHLIKMIVVPIVISTLIVGIAGVGDAKKLGRIGVKTIIYFEVITTIAIVVGITLANVFQPGNGIDMSTLATVDISKYEATTQQVQNGPHGLVTTILSLIPQNIFAAIAKGDMLPVIFFSVLFGLGLSSLPAEHRDPLVKVFRSTSETMFKVTHMIMRYAPVGVFALISVTLANFGFSSLWPLAKLVILVYAAILFFAFVVLGAVARACKLRITTLMRILKDELILAYSTSSSETVLPRIMEKMEAYGAPKSITSFVVPTGYSFNLDGSTLYQSIAAIFIAQLYGINLSLGDEIILVLTLMVTSKGIAGVPGVSFVVLLATLGSVGIPLEGLAFIAGVDRIMDMARTALNVVGNALAVLVVAKWENQFDAQQAQAYERQLRAEAVS; from the coding sequence ATGAAAGGTTTTAAAATCAGCCTTGCGTGGCAAATACTGATTGCTCTGGTTCTCGGCGTTGTGGTGGGTACGGTGCTGCATAACCAGCCAGACAATCGTGACTGGCTCATTACCAATATCCTGACGCCAGCCGGTGATATTTTTATCCATCTGATCAAGATGATCGTCGTTCCGATTGTTATTTCAACCCTGATTGTCGGCATTGCCGGAGTGGGGGATGCGAAAAAACTGGGGCGTATCGGCGTTAAGACCATTATTTATTTTGAAGTGATTACCACCATTGCCATCGTGGTAGGCATTACCCTGGCCAATGTGTTCCAACCTGGCAACGGCATTGATATGTCGACGCTGGCAACGGTGGATATCTCTAAATATGAAGCGACGACGCAGCAGGTTCAGAACGGCCCGCATGGCCTGGTCACCACTATTTTGTCGCTGATCCCGCAAAATATCTTCGCGGCGATAGCCAAAGGCGACATGTTGCCGGTGATTTTCTTTTCGGTGCTGTTTGGTCTGGGGTTGTCTTCACTTCCGGCAGAACATCGCGATCCGTTGGTGAAGGTATTTCGCTCTACCTCTGAAACCATGTTCAAAGTCACGCATATGATTATGCGCTACGCGCCGGTAGGGGTCTTCGCGTTGATTTCAGTGACGTTGGCGAATTTTGGTTTCTCCTCGCTGTGGCCGTTAGCGAAGTTGGTGATTCTGGTTTATGCCGCCATTCTATTCTTTGCTTTTGTGGTGCTGGGTGCGGTGGCGCGCGCATGTAAACTGCGTATTACCACGCTGATGCGCATCCTGAAAGATGAGTTGATCCTCGCTTATTCAACCTCCAGTTCAGAAACGGTGCTGCCGCGTATTATGGAGAAGATGGAGGCTTACGGCGCGCCGAAATCAATCACCAGTTTTGTGGTGCCCACCGGCTACTCGTTTAATCTTGATGGCTCGACCCTTTACCAGAGCATCGCGGCTATTTTTATCGCCCAGTTGTACGGTATTAATCTGTCGTTAGGCGATGAAATTATCCTGGTGCTGACGCTGATGGTGACGTCAAAAGGGATTGCTGGCGTGCCGGGCGTCTCTTTTGTGGTGCTGCTGGCGACGCTGGGCAGCGTGGGGATCCCACTGGAAGGGCTGGCATTTATCGCCGGGGTTGACCGTATCATGGATATGGCGCGTACCGCGCTTAACGTGGTGGGTAACGCGCTGGCGGTGCTGGTGGTCGCCAAATGGGAAAACCAGTTCGATGCTCAGCAAGCGCAGGCTTATGAGCGGCAGTTACGCGCTGAAGCCGTCTCCTGA
- a CDS encoding DUF943 family protein, with product MKKYLLIVILIVVTAAAGWSWYLNSHPTTLVATHKMGEDGFISIILIKNPPLTDKGKLDWWRRNAAMIKEKYGIPTPSKSYGTFIIDVFDFSDGYKELEKYDRLCFDDMKTTKNCVEKKGIMTIRNSVEGEVWYRVESGLFIEKNGEFIKIKENIKIK from the coding sequence ATGAAAAAATACCTGCTTATCGTGATATTAATTGTTGTTACCGCCGCCGCTGGCTGGAGTTGGTATCTGAATTCACATCCGACAACGTTGGTTGCTACCCATAAAATGGGGGAAGACGGCTTTATAAGTATTATTCTTATTAAAAATCCGCCTCTGACAGATAAGGGAAAGTTAGACTGGTGGAGGCGTAATGCCGCGATGATTAAAGAAAAATATGGTATCCCTACACCTTCAAAATCATATGGTACTTTTATAATTGATGTTTTTGATTTTTCTGATGGCTATAAAGAACTGGAAAAATACGATCGCCTCTGTTTTGATGATATGAAAACGACTAAAAATTGTGTTGAAAAAAAAGGAATAATGACTATAAGAAATTCAGTAGAGGGTGAAGTATGGTACAGAGTTGAGTCGGGTTTATTTATTGAAAAGAATGGGGAATTTATTAAGATAAAAGAAAATATAAAAATAAAATAA
- the actP gene encoding cation/acetate symporter ActP, whose translation MSIRNPTLAAMVVLPLPAIAADAITGAVQKQATNYQAIIMFLLFVAFTLGITWWASKRTRSRNDYYTAGGNITGLQNGLAMAGDFMSAASFLGISALVYTSGYDGLIYSLGFLVGWPIILFLIAERLRNLGRYTFADVASYRLQQKPIRTLSACGSLVVVALYLIAQMVGAGKLIQLLFGLNYHVAVVLVGILMVLYVLFGGMLATTWVQIIKAVLLLFGATFMAVMVMKAVGFSFNTLFTEAMKVHPKGPEIMRPGGLVHDPISALSLGLGLMFGTAGLPHILMRFFTVSDAREARKSVFYATGFMGYFYFLTFIIGFGAILLVGANPAFKDASGVLIGGNNMAAVHLANAVGGSTFLGFISAVAFATILAVVAGLTLAGASAVSHDLYASVIRKGQATEREELKVSKITVLILGVVAIALGILFENQNIAFMVGLAFSIAASCNFPIILLSMYWSKLTTRGAMIGGWLGLLTAVILMVLGPTIWVQVLGHATPIYPYEYPALFSMLVAFIGTWLFSITDSSAEGEQERLRFRAQFVRSQTGIGIEQGKAH comes from the coding sequence ATGAGCATACGCAACCCTACGCTGGCGGCGATGGTCGTGCTGCCTCTTCCGGCTATTGCCGCTGATGCAATTACCGGTGCGGTACAAAAACAGGCGACCAATTATCAGGCAATTATTATGTTTTTGCTGTTCGTGGCCTTCACATTAGGTATTACTTGGTGGGCTTCGAAACGTACCCGTTCACGTAACGATTATTATACCGCCGGCGGTAATATTACCGGCCTGCAAAACGGCCTGGCGATGGCGGGAGACTTTATGTCGGCCGCTTCGTTTCTTGGTATTTCCGCGCTGGTGTATACCTCTGGCTACGACGGGTTAATTTATTCGCTCGGCTTCCTGGTCGGCTGGCCGATTATTCTGTTTTTAATCGCCGAGCGGCTACGTAACCTGGGGCGCTACACCTTTGCCGATGTGGCGTCATATCGTCTGCAACAAAAACCCATCCGCACGCTATCGGCCTGTGGCTCGCTGGTGGTGGTTGCGCTGTACCTGATTGCGCAGATGGTCGGTGCCGGGAAATTAATTCAGTTGCTGTTCGGGCTAAATTATCACGTTGCGGTGGTGTTGGTTGGCATTCTCATGGTGCTGTATGTGTTGTTTGGCGGCATGTTGGCGACCACCTGGGTGCAGATTATTAAGGCGGTGCTGTTGTTATTCGGCGCGACTTTTATGGCGGTCATGGTCATGAAAGCGGTCGGTTTTAGCTTCAATACCCTGTTTACCGAGGCGATGAAGGTGCATCCCAAAGGGCCAGAGATTATGCGGCCTGGCGGGCTGGTACATGACCCTATCTCCGCGTTGTCGTTAGGGCTGGGCCTGATGTTCGGTACTGCCGGATTGCCGCATATTTTAATGCGTTTCTTTACCGTGAGCGATGCGCGTGAGGCACGTAAGAGTGTGTTTTATGCCACCGGCTTTATGGGCTATTTCTATTTCCTGACCTTTATTATCGGTTTTGGCGCCATCTTGCTGGTCGGCGCTAACCCGGCATTTAAGGATGCGTCCGGCGTGTTAATCGGCGGGAATAATATGGCGGCGGTGCATTTAGCCAATGCGGTAGGCGGCAGTACGTTCCTCGGTTTTATTTCTGCGGTGGCGTTCGCCACCATTTTGGCGGTGGTAGCCGGTCTGACGTTAGCCGGGGCCTCTGCCGTTTCACACGATCTGTATGCCAGCGTGATTCGTAAAGGTCAGGCAACCGAGCGCGAAGAGCTAAAAGTGTCGAAAATTACCGTGCTGATACTGGGGGTGGTGGCGATTGCGCTGGGGATTTTGTTTGAGAATCAAAACATCGCCTTTATGGTTGGCTTAGCGTTCTCGATTGCCGCTAGCTGTAATTTCCCGATTATTTTGCTCTCCATGTATTGGTCGAAGCTGACTACTCGTGGTGCGATGATTGGCGGCTGGCTCGGCTTGTTAACCGCGGTAATTTTGATGGTTCTTGGCCCGACCATTTGGGTGCAGGTACTCGGTCACGCCACGCCGATTTATCCTTACGAGTATCCGGCGCTGTTTTCAATGTTGGTTGCGTTTATCGGTACCTGGCTGTTTTCCATTACCGACAGTTCGGCGGAAGGCGAGCAGGAGCGCCTGCGTTTTCGCGCTCAGTTTGTGCGCTCACAAACCGGAATCGGTATTGAGCAGGGGAAAGCGCATTAG
- a CDS encoding DUF943 family protein, giving the protein MKKYLLTAILIFVSASAGWGWYLKTHPTTLVSTHQEGTDNFMSIILIKNPPLTNKGKLDWWMNNATMFKEKYNIPSPPGRTGYFVIDVFDFADGYKELERYDRLCFDEIKTSKNCIDKNWLMTIRSSRSGKVWYNVDESTYIEKNGKFIKVKEKIKIK; this is encoded by the coding sequence ATGAAAAAATACCTGCTTACAGCGATATTAATTTTTGTTTCAGCCTCCGCTGGTTGGGGATGGTATTTAAAAACACATCCTACTACACTCGTTTCTACTCATCAGGAAGGGACAGATAATTTTATGAGTATAATCCTTATTAAAAACCCTCCTCTTACTAATAAGGGAAAATTAGACTGGTGGATGAATAATGCCACGATGTTTAAAGAAAAATATAACATACCTAGTCCTCCAGGACGTACTGGATATTTTGTTATTGATGTTTTTGACTTTGCTGACGGTTATAAAGAACTGGAAAGATATGATCGTCTCTGTTTTGATGAGATAAAGACCAGTAAAAACTGCATCGATAAAAACTGGCTAATGACCATCAGAAGCTCAAGAAGTGGTAAAGTATGGTATAACGTGGATGAAAGCACCTATATCGAGAAAAACGGAAAGTTTATTAAGGTAAAAGAAAAAATCAAAATAAAGTAA
- the murQ gene encoding N-acetylmuramic acid 6-phosphate etherase, which yields MKLDLNAMVTEGRNPASENIDQLSTADMLRVINNEDKKVALAVEAILPEITRAVDAIAAAFMQGGRLVYCGAGTSGRLGILDASECPPTYGTPREQVIGLIAGGHTAILQAVENAEDNREMGVNDLKSIGFNAQDVLVGIAASGRTPYVVAALDYARECGAVTAALTCNPDSAMAKIVDIPLTPLVGPEVVTGSSRMKAGTAQKLVLNMLTTGAMIRTGKVYGNLMVDVEATNQKLVQRQVNIVMQATECAEEEAKTALAACDGHCKTAIVMVLGQLQAAEAKALLANNQGFIRQALQQAGAQ from the coding sequence ATGAAGCTTGACCTTAACGCCATGGTGACTGAAGGACGTAACCCGGCCAGTGAAAACATTGATCAGCTTTCAACCGCCGACATGCTGCGGGTGATCAATAACGAAGATAAAAAGGTCGCGCTGGCGGTGGAGGCCATTTTGCCGGAGATTACCCGCGCGGTAGATGCGATTGCCGCCGCGTTTATGCAGGGCGGTCGCTTAGTCTATTGCGGGGCAGGAACCTCGGGGCGATTGGGCATTCTTGATGCCAGTGAATGCCCACCTACTTACGGAACGCCGCGTGAACAGGTTATCGGGCTGATCGCTGGCGGTCACACGGCCATTTTGCAGGCGGTGGAGAACGCGGAAGACAATCGTGAAATGGGCGTGAACGATCTCAAATCGATTGGTTTTAACGCGCAGGATGTATTGGTTGGCATCGCCGCCAGCGGCCGTACACCGTATGTGGTTGCCGCACTGGACTATGCGCGTGAATGTGGCGCGGTGACCGCCGCGCTGACCTGCAATCCTGACAGCGCAATGGCAAAAATCGTTGATATTCCTCTCACGCCGCTGGTAGGCCCGGAGGTGGTGACCGGTTCGTCACGCATGAAAGCGGGTACCGCCCAGAAGCTGGTGCTAAATATGCTCACCACCGGCGCGATGATTCGTACCGGCAAAGTGTATGGCAACCTGATGGTGGATGTGGAAGCCACCAACCAAAAGCTGGTTCAGCGCCAGGTGAATATTGTGATGCAGGCGACCGAATGCGCGGAGGAAGAGGCAAAAACGGCACTGGCTGCCTGTGACGGGCATTGTAAAACCGCCATTGTCATGGTGTTAGGCCAGCTTCAGGCCGCAGAAGCGAAAGCACTACTGGCCAATAATCAGGGCTTTATTCGTCAGGCGCTACAACAGGCGGGAGCACAGTAA